A section of the Gloeobacter violaceus PCC 7421 genome encodes:
- a CDS encoding nitrate ABC transporter ATP-binding protein (This model describes the ATP binding subunits of ATP-binding cassette (ABC) transporters for nitrate transport, or for bicarbonate transport, in bacteria and archaea.) codes for MIANSVSLEPLLAIRNVSKSFPTPNGPYTVLEDVNLAVRQGEFVCIIGHSGCGKTTLLNMVAGFATPTTGEVLLRSEPIARPGPDRMVVFQGYALLPWLTAFENIYLAVDAVWPTKSRSEKTTIVQTNLARVGLSDAAEKKPAQLSGGMKQRVAIARALSIQPEVLILDEPFGALDAITKEELQEQLLQIWNTSRATVLMITHDIDEALFLADRLVMMTNGPAAHIGEVLTIPFTRPRNRTRIMEDPRYYDLRNHALDFLYRRFAHQSD; via the coding sequence ATGATCGCCAATTCCGTCTCGCTCGAACCGCTGCTGGCCATCCGCAACGTCAGCAAATCGTTCCCGACCCCGAACGGCCCCTACACGGTGCTGGAGGACGTCAATCTCGCCGTGCGCCAGGGCGAATTCGTCTGCATCATCGGTCATTCCGGCTGCGGCAAGACGACCCTGCTCAACATGGTGGCGGGCTTTGCCACCCCCACCACGGGCGAGGTGCTCCTGCGCTCCGAGCCCATCGCCCGGCCCGGCCCCGACCGGATGGTGGTCTTCCAGGGCTACGCGCTGCTGCCGTGGCTCACGGCCTTCGAGAATATTTATCTGGCCGTCGACGCGGTCTGGCCCACCAAGTCCAGAAGCGAAAAAACGACCATCGTGCAGACCAACCTGGCCCGGGTGGGCCTGTCGGATGCGGCCGAGAAAAAGCCCGCCCAACTGTCCGGCGGCATGAAGCAGCGCGTCGCCATTGCCCGGGCGCTTTCCATCCAACCGGAAGTACTGATTCTGGACGAACCTTTCGGCGCTCTTGACGCCATTACTAAAGAAGAACTCCAGGAGCAACTGCTGCAAATCTGGAACACCAGCCGCGCCACGGTGCTGATGATCACCCACGACATCGACGAGGCACTGTTTCTGGCCGATCGGCTGGTGATGATGACCAACGGTCCGGCCGCCCATATCGGCGAGGTACTGACGATTCCCTTTACCCGGCCGCGCAACCGCACCCGCATCATGGAAGACCCGCGCTACTACGACCTGCGCAACCACGCCCTGGATTTTCTTTATCGCCGCTTCGCCCACCAGAGCGACTAA